A single Comamonas sp. NLF-1-9 DNA region contains:
- a CDS encoding amidohydrolase family protein yields MIIDVHGHYTTAPAALGEWRQRQIAALADASSSPRASELSISDDEIRESIEKNQLRLMQERGSDLTIFSPRASFMAHHIGDFQTSSTWAAICNELCHRVSALFPEHFVPAAMLPQSPGVDPASCIPELEKCVREYGAVGINLNPDPSGGHWSSPPLTDRHWYPIYEKMVEHDIPAMIHVSTSCNACFHTTGAHYINADTTAVMQLIQGDLFKDFPTLKFLIPHGGGAAPYHWGRYRGLAQELKKPLLDEHLLNNVYFDTCVYHQPGINLLTEVIPVKNILFASEMIGAVRGIDPETGHYYDDTRRYVEATQNLTPEEKHLVYEGNARRVFTRLDARLKARGL; encoded by the coding sequence ATGATCATCGACGTGCACGGCCACTACACCACCGCACCCGCGGCGCTGGGCGAGTGGCGCCAGCGGCAGATTGCCGCGCTTGCCGACGCCAGTTCGTCGCCCCGCGCTTCGGAGCTCAGCATCAGCGACGACGAGATCCGCGAGAGCATCGAAAAAAACCAGTTGCGCCTGATGCAGGAGCGCGGCAGCGACCTGACCATCTTCAGCCCGCGCGCGAGCTTCATGGCGCACCACATCGGTGACTTCCAGACCTCGAGCACCTGGGCCGCGATCTGCAACGAGCTGTGCCACCGCGTGAGTGCGCTCTTCCCCGAGCACTTCGTGCCTGCGGCTATGCTGCCGCAGTCGCCCGGCGTTGACCCGGCCAGCTGCATCCCCGAACTTGAAAAGTGCGTGCGCGAGTACGGCGCCGTCGGCATCAACCTCAACCCCGACCCCTCGGGCGGGCACTGGAGCAGCCCGCCCTTGACCGACCGCCACTGGTATCCGATCTACGAGAAGATGGTCGAGCACGACATCCCCGCAATGATCCACGTGAGCACCAGCTGCAATGCCTGCTTTCACACCACCGGCGCGCACTACATCAATGCCGACACCACGGCGGTGATGCAGCTCATCCAGGGCGACTTGTTCAAGGATTTCCCCACGCTCAAGTTCCTGATTCCGCACGGCGGCGGCGCCGCGCCCTACCACTGGGGGCGCTACCGGGGTCTGGCGCAAGAGCTCAAGAAACCGCTGCTCGACGAGCACCTGCTGAACAACGTCTATTTCGACACCTGCGTCTACCACCAGCCGGGCATCAACCTGCTGACCGAGGTGATCCCGGTGAAGAACATCTTGTTCGCCAGCGAAATGATCGGCGCGGTGCGCGGCATCGACCCCGAGACCGGGCATTACTACGACGACACCCGCCGCTATGTCGAGGCGACGCAGAACCTCACGCCCGAGGAGAAGCACCTGGTCTACGAAGGCAACGCGCGGCGCGTGTTCACGCGCCTGGATGCGCGGCTCAAGGCGCGCGGTTTGTGA
- a CDS encoding substrate-binding domain-containing protein, with product MHAAAPAPLRAISSMATRAVLAERVQAWQQQGGTPLALQSVGGVDAARRVQAGEALDLVLLASDAIDRLLASGHALAGSKVDWVRSSTAVAVPAGAPLPDISSEAALRAAVLAAPSIGYSTGPSGTAVLRLFARWGVGDALERRLVQARPGVPVAQLLARGEAALGFQQFSELMQVPGASVVGALPAAVAIDTVFSGALVSGCRDGQAARRFLDFLASAASAPALRRHGMQPLCAADHS from the coding sequence ATGCACGCCGCCGCCCCTGCCCCCCTGCGCGCCATCTCTTCGATGGCCACGCGCGCCGTGCTGGCCGAGCGGGTGCAGGCCTGGCAGCAGCAGGGCGGCACGCCGCTGGCGCTGCAGTCGGTCGGCGGCGTGGACGCCGCGCGCCGCGTGCAGGCCGGCGAGGCGCTCGACCTGGTGCTGCTGGCCAGCGACGCCATCGACCGGCTGCTCGCCAGCGGCCACGCGCTCGCAGGCAGCAAGGTCGACTGGGTGCGCAGCAGCACCGCCGTCGCCGTGCCCGCGGGCGCGCCGCTGCCGGACATCTCCAGCGAGGCCGCGCTGCGGGCGGCGGTGCTCGCGGCGCCGAGCATCGGCTACTCCACCGGCCCGAGCGGCACCGCCGTGCTGCGCCTGTTTGCGCGCTGGGGCGTGGGCGACGCGCTTGAGCGCCGCCTGGTGCAGGCGCGCCCTGGCGTGCCGGTGGCGCAGCTGCTTGCGCGCGGCGAGGCCGCCCTCGGCTTTCAGCAGTTCAGCGAATTGATGCAGGTGCCGGGCGCCAGCGTGGTCGGCGCGCTGCCCGCGGCCGTGGCGATCGACACCGTCTTTTCCGGCGCGCTGGTCTCCGGCTGCCGCGACGGCCAGGCGGCGCGCCGGTTTCTCGACTTTCTTGCCAGCGCCGCCAGCGCGCCGGCCCTGCGCCGCCACGGCATGCAGCCGTTGTGCGCGGCAGACCATTCTTGA
- a CDS encoding LysR family transcriptional regulator — MDLKQLEYFVRVAELGSFTRAAQALGVAQPALSRQVRALELELRETLLARTGRGVLPTDAGLRLLEHGHAILQSVAHARDDLKSRRGEPVGRVTVGLPPSLARRLTPLLIERFRREMPKARLEIVEAFSVTIAEWLGSARMDLGLVYSPASHPQMQAEPVLEERLCLIGPSGSLPLAGGVAFAELARYPLVMPQRNQIFRKLMEAQATLAHVKLDVVWEVSSVPVILDLVRAGYGYAALTDSALRGEGSAEGLMEAPLHSPHVVSTLCVVQPATKGATPLLQRTAELLRRLSLRVCALESGHL; from the coding sequence ATGGACCTGAAACAGCTCGAATACTTCGTGCGCGTGGCCGAACTGGGCAGCTTCACCCGCGCGGCCCAGGCGCTGGGGGTGGCGCAGCCGGCGCTCAGCCGCCAGGTGCGCGCCCTGGAGCTGGAGCTGCGCGAAACCCTGCTTGCGCGCACCGGCCGCGGCGTGCTGCCGACCGACGCCGGGCTGCGCCTGCTGGAGCACGGCCACGCCATCCTGCAGAGCGTGGCGCATGCGCGCGACGACCTCAAGAGCCGCCGCGGCGAGCCCGTGGGCCGCGTGACCGTGGGCCTGCCGCCCAGCCTGGCCCGGCGACTCACGCCACTGTTGATCGAGCGCTTTCGCCGCGAGATGCCCAAGGCGCGGCTGGAGATCGTCGAAGCGTTTTCCGTCACCATCGCAGAGTGGCTGGGCAGCGCGCGCATGGACCTGGGCTTGGTGTATTCGCCCGCCAGCCACCCGCAGATGCAGGCCGAGCCGGTGCTGGAAGAGCGCCTGTGCCTGATCGGCCCGAGCGGCAGCCTGCCGCTTGCGGGCGGCGTGGCCTTTGCCGAGCTGGCGCGCTACCCGCTGGTCATGCCCCAGCGCAACCAGATCTTTCGCAAGCTGATGGAGGCCCAGGCGACGCTCGCCCACGTCAAGCTCGACGTGGTCTGGGAGGTTTCCAGTGTGCCCGTCATCCTCGACCTGGTGCGCGCCGGCTACGGCTACGCCGCACTCACCGACAGCGCGCTGCGCGGCGAGGGCTCGGCCGAGGGCCTCATGGAAGCGCCGCTGCATTCACCCCACGTGGTGAGCACGCTGTGCGTGGTGCAACCCGCCACCAAGGGCGCAACGCCGCTGCTGCAGCGCACCGCCGAGCTGCTGCGGCGCCTGAGCCTGCGCGTGTGCGCGCTGGAAAGCGGCCACCTGTAG
- a CDS encoding IclR family transcriptional regulator C-terminal domain-containing protein, whose product MHDTPAALAHADYIAGLAKGLAVLESFDTERQRLNATMAAQRAGITRAAARRHLLTLAHLGYLESDGAYYWLAPKVLRFSGAYMASARLPRVVQPELHSLAARTGLSFSCAVRDGDFVVIVARSAVRESGDRLLAHGVHLGSRLPVHATSTGRVLLAALPEAECAAWLAQAQPQRLTAHTVSEAAALARVLDEVRRLDYCIEAQEHELGVQALAVPLRDMRGRTLAAINVVTATHRVEAAQLLRQVLPLLQESARQLRPLL is encoded by the coding sequence ATGCACGACACCCCGGCCGCGCTCGCCCATGCCGACTACATCGCCGGTCTGGCCAAGGGGCTGGCGGTGCTCGAGAGCTTCGACACCGAACGCCAGCGCCTGAACGCCACCATGGCCGCGCAGCGCGCGGGCATCACGCGTGCGGCCGCGCGCCGCCACCTGCTTACGCTGGCGCACCTGGGCTATCTCGAATCGGACGGCGCCTACTACTGGTTGGCGCCCAAGGTGCTGCGCTTTTCCGGCGCCTACATGGCCAGCGCGCGGCTGCCGCGCGTGGTGCAGCCCGAGCTGCACAGCCTGGCCGCGCGCACCGGGCTGTCCTTTTCCTGCGCGGTGCGCGACGGCGACTTCGTCGTGATCGTGGCGCGCAGCGCGGTGCGCGAGAGCGGCGACCGGCTGCTGGCCCACGGCGTGCATCTGGGCTCGCGCCTGCCGGTGCACGCCACCTCCACCGGCCGCGTGCTGCTGGCCGCCCTGCCCGAAGCGGAGTGCGCCGCATGGCTTGCCCAGGCCCAGCCGCAGCGCCTGACCGCGCACACGGTGAGCGAGGCGGCGGCGCTCGCGCGCGTGCTGGACGAAGTACGCCGGCTGGACTACTGCATCGAGGCGCAGGAACACGAACTGGGCGTGCAGGCGCTGGCCGTGCCGCTGCGCGACATGCGCGGGCGCACACTGGCGGCGATCAACGTGGTCACCGCTACGCACCGGGTGGAGGCGGCGCAGCTCTTGCGCCAGGTGCTGCCGCTGCTGCAGGAGTCGGCGCGCCAGTTGCGCCCGCTGCTGTGA
- the pobA gene encoding 4-hydroxybenzoate 3-monooxygenase: protein MPSPKHVPVVIVGAGPAGLLLGQLLYQAGIDNLILEQRSADYVLSRIRAGVLEQVSMDLLREAGAGAHMDRHGLHHHGIELLFAGQRHRIDLHGLTGGKYVMVYGQTELTRDLMQVRAEAGLATVYEAAHVQPRDYDGEQPRVRYEKDGELHEVRCDFIAGCDGFHGVCRASIAPERIRHYEKIYPFGWLGLMSDTPPVSKELIYANSERGFALCSQRSLTRSRYYLQVPLTDKVEDWSDEAFWDELRRRLDPEAREQLVTGPSIEKSIAPLRSFVAEPMRFGRLFLAGDAAHIVPPTGAKGLNLAASDVGYLSRAFVDYFRNKSTQGIDHYSERCLKRVWKAERFSWWMTSLMHNFPEEGAFHTKVQEAELDYLVHSRAASTSLAENYVGLPMA from the coding sequence ATGCCCAGCCCGAAACACGTTCCCGTCGTCATCGTCGGCGCCGGCCCCGCCGGCCTGCTGCTTGGCCAGCTGCTCTACCAGGCGGGCATAGACAACCTCATCCTGGAGCAGCGCAGCGCCGACTACGTGCTCAGCCGCATCCGCGCAGGCGTGCTCGAACAGGTGTCCATGGACTTGCTGCGCGAGGCCGGCGCCGGCGCCCACATGGACCGCCACGGCCTGCACCACCACGGCATCGAGCTGCTGTTTGCCGGCCAGCGCCACCGCATAGACCTGCACGGGCTCACCGGCGGCAAGTACGTGATGGTCTATGGCCAGACCGAACTCACGCGCGACCTGATGCAGGTGCGCGCCGAGGCGGGACTTGCCACGGTGTACGAAGCGGCGCACGTGCAGCCGCGCGACTACGACGGCGAGCAGCCGCGCGTGCGCTATGAAAAGGATGGCGAGCTGCACGAGGTGCGCTGCGATTTCATCGCCGGCTGCGACGGCTTTCACGGGGTGTGCCGTGCCAGCATCGCGCCCGAGCGCATCCGCCACTACGAGAAGATCTACCCCTTCGGCTGGCTCGGCCTGATGAGCGATACGCCGCCGGTGAGCAAGGAGCTGATCTACGCCAACAGCGAGCGCGGCTTTGCGCTGTGCAGCCAGCGCAGCCTCACGCGCAGCCGCTACTACCTGCAGGTGCCACTCACCGACAAGGTCGAGGACTGGAGCGACGAAGCCTTCTGGGACGAACTGCGCCGGCGCCTGGACCCCGAGGCACGCGAGCAACTCGTCACCGGCCCCTCGATCGAAAAAAGCATCGCGCCGCTGCGCAGCTTCGTCGCCGAGCCGATGCGCTTCGGGCGCCTGTTTCTGGCGGGCGACGCCGCGCACATCGTGCCGCCCACCGGTGCCAAGGGGCTGAACCTGGCGGCCTCGGACGTGGGCTATCTCTCGCGCGCCTTCGTCGACTATTTCAGGAACAAGAGCACCCAGGGCATAGACCACTATTCCGAGCGGTGCCTCAAGCGCGTGTGGAAGGCCGAGCGCTTTTCCTGGTGGATGACCTCGCTGATGCACAACTTCCCCGAAGAGGGGGCGTTTCACACCAAGGTGCAGGAGGCCGAGCTCGACTACCTGGTGCACTCGCGCGCCGCGTCCACCAGCCTGGCGGAAAACTACGTCGGCCTGCCCATGGCCTGA
- a CDS encoding MBL fold metallo-hydrolase, whose protein sequence is MLHYHTIPVTPFAQNCSLVWCAQSLQAAVIDPGGDLEHILSEVRARQLKLQAIWLTHAHIDHAGGAGELSERLSLPIIGPHEGDQFWIDALPQQSAMFGFPAAQPFTPTRWLHDLDTVTIGEETLSVRHCPGHTPGHVVFHAPQIQRCFVGDVLFAGSIGRTDFPQGNHEQLIASITGRLWPMGDETVFIPGHGPESSFGRERRSNPYVGGT, encoded by the coding sequence ATGCTGCACTACCACACCATCCCCGTCACGCCGTTCGCGCAGAACTGCTCGCTCGTCTGGTGCGCGCAGAGCCTGCAGGCGGCCGTCATCGACCCGGGCGGCGACCTGGAACACATCCTGAGCGAGGTGCGCGCGCGCCAGCTCAAGCTGCAAGCCATCTGGCTCACCCATGCGCACATCGACCATGCGGGCGGCGCCGGCGAGCTCAGCGAGCGCCTCAGCCTGCCCATCATCGGCCCGCACGAGGGCGACCAGTTCTGGATCGACGCGCTGCCCCAGCAAAGCGCGATGTTCGGCTTTCCGGCGGCGCAGCCCTTCACGCCCACGCGCTGGCTGCACGACCTGGACACGGTCACGATCGGGGAGGAGACGCTCAGCGTGCGCCACTGCCCCGGCCACACGCCCGGCCACGTGGTGTTTCATGCGCCGCAAATCCAGCGCTGCTTCGTCGGCGACGTGCTGTTTGCGGGCAGCATAGGGCGCACCGACTTTCCCCAGGGCAACCACGAGCAGCTCATCGCCAGCATCACCGGGCGGCTGTGGCCCATGGGCGACGAGACCGTGTTCATCCCCGGCCACGGGCCCGAGAGCAGCTTCGGGCGCGAGCGGCGCAGCAACCCTTACGTGGGCGGCACCTGA